Proteins from a single region of Catenulispora acidiphila DSM 44928:
- a CDS encoding FAD binding domain-containing protein: protein MKPPPVVYHGPDTVDEAVRLLAEHGAHAKVLAGGQSLVPMLNMRLTAPSRLIDVNRLDELAYVRTDLEGVRVGALARHADVERATHAFEAVPLLRQAVRTVAHPTIRNRGTTVGSLVHADPCAEMPAVLALLDGELLLRSERGGERVVKAADFFVGPMESACQEDELAVEAYFPKPKGRTGTDWREMSRRNGDYALCGVGTSVRVTEAGEVTSAKAVFIAMGPMPRVVDVTAAGADWDAAAEIAVEQLEPEDDIHASAEYRKHLARILTARSLRASYEAVAP, encoded by the coding sequence ATGAAGCCCCCGCCGGTGGTGTATCACGGCCCGGACACGGTCGACGAGGCCGTGCGCCTGCTGGCCGAGCACGGCGCCCACGCCAAGGTCCTGGCCGGCGGCCAGAGCCTGGTGCCGATGCTGAACATGCGGCTGACGGCGCCGTCCCGGCTGATCGACGTGAACCGCCTGGACGAGTTGGCCTACGTCCGCACCGACCTGGAAGGCGTCCGGGTCGGCGCGCTGGCCCGGCACGCCGACGTCGAGCGGGCCACGCACGCCTTCGAAGCCGTCCCCCTGTTACGCCAGGCCGTGCGAACGGTCGCGCATCCCACGATCCGCAACCGCGGAACCACCGTCGGCAGCCTCGTGCACGCCGATCCCTGCGCCGAGATGCCCGCCGTCCTGGCGCTCCTCGACGGCGAGCTGTTGCTGCGCTCCGAACGCGGCGGCGAACGGGTCGTGAAGGCGGCCGACTTCTTCGTCGGGCCCATGGAGTCGGCCTGCCAGGAGGACGAATTGGCCGTCGAGGCCTACTTCCCGAAACCGAAGGGCCGGACGGGCACCGACTGGCGCGAGATGTCCCGCCGCAACGGCGACTACGCGCTGTGCGGCGTCGGCACCTCGGTCCGCGTCACCGAGGCGGGCGAGGTGACCTCGGCGAAGGCGGTGTTCATCGCCATGGGTCCGATGCCGCGGGTCGTGGACGTGACCGCGGCCGGCGCCGACTGGGACGCAGCCGCCGAAATCGCCGTCGAACAGCTGGAACCCGAGGACGACATCCACGCGAGCGCCGAATACCGCAAGCATCTGGCGCGCATCCTCACAGCGCGGTCGCTGAGGGCCTCCTACGAGGCGGTGGCGCCGTGA
- a CDS encoding uracil-xanthine permease family protein: MTFGWRVAYEGKTPPPGSVVRPDERLSWPRTVGLGAQHVVAMFGATFVFPLVMGLNPQLAIMMSGVATLCFLLIVKNKVPSYLGTSASFVSGVAAIRAQGGDNQDVTGAILIAGGVLLVVGVLVHLLGAQVIHAVLPPVVTGAVVLLIGFNLAPVVADTYWPQDQWIALITMLAAIGIMVGVRGFIGRIAIFVALVFGYVLSWIADQIFGRITSYDPGAGHDTTHWRVNFDQLKAAKWVGFPNKTTGSGAHQVAGWHFPEFKWAFILLVLPAVIALVAENTGHVKAVAEMTGDDLDPYMGRAIAADGFGTVVASTFGGSPTTTYAENIGVMAATRVYSTAAYYVAALVAILFGLSPKFGALVAATPGGVLGGITVVLYGMIGLLGVKIWTENRVDFGNPLNLVPIAAGVIIGIGNTSLKFTDNFSLSGIALGTIVTIVCYHGARLIAPAYLKTAGFGTGSGTAAGPAADADGPPEASGPPGGVQGQE; this comes from the coding sequence ATGACATTCGGCTGGCGGGTCGCATACGAAGGCAAGACTCCACCACCGGGCTCGGTCGTCCGTCCCGACGAGCGGCTGTCCTGGCCGCGCACCGTCGGGCTGGGCGCGCAGCACGTCGTCGCGATGTTCGGCGCGACGTTCGTCTTCCCCCTGGTCATGGGCCTGAACCCGCAGCTGGCGATCATGATGAGCGGGGTCGCCACGCTCTGCTTCCTGCTGATCGTCAAGAACAAGGTCCCCAGCTACCTGGGCACCTCGGCGAGCTTCGTCAGCGGGGTGGCGGCGATCCGCGCGCAGGGCGGCGACAACCAGGACGTCACCGGCGCGATCCTGATCGCCGGCGGTGTCCTGCTGGTGGTCGGGGTCCTGGTCCACCTCCTGGGCGCGCAGGTGATCCACGCGGTCCTGCCCCCGGTCGTGACCGGCGCCGTGGTGTTGCTGATCGGCTTCAACCTCGCGCCGGTCGTGGCGGACACCTACTGGCCGCAGGATCAGTGGATCGCGCTGATCACCATGCTGGCGGCGATCGGGATCATGGTCGGGGTCCGCGGGTTCATCGGCCGGATAGCGATCTTCGTCGCCCTGGTGTTCGGCTACGTGCTGTCCTGGATCGCCGATCAGATCTTCGGCAGGATCACCTCCTACGATCCCGGCGCCGGGCACGACACCACGCACTGGCGCGTCAACTTCGACCAGCTCAAGGCCGCCAAGTGGGTCGGCTTCCCGAACAAGACCACCGGCAGCGGCGCGCACCAGGTCGCCGGCTGGCACTTCCCGGAGTTCAAGTGGGCCTTCATCCTGCTGGTGCTCCCGGCGGTGATCGCGCTGGTCGCCGAGAACACCGGGCACGTCAAGGCGGTCGCCGAGATGACCGGCGACGACCTGGACCCGTACATGGGCCGCGCCATCGCCGCCGACGGCTTCGGCACGGTCGTGGCCAGCACCTTCGGCGGCTCCCCGACCACCACCTACGCCGAGAACATCGGCGTCATGGCCGCCACCCGCGTCTACTCCACGGCGGCCTACTACGTCGCGGCGCTCGTGGCGATCCTGTTCGGCCTCTCACCCAAGTTCGGCGCCCTGGTCGCGGCCACCCCCGGCGGCGTCCTCGGCGGCATCACCGTGGTGCTCTACGGCATGATCGGCCTGCTCGGCGTGAAGATCTGGACCGAGAACCGGGTGGACTTCGGCAACCCGCTGAACCTGGTCCCGATCGCCGCCGGCGTCATCATCGGCATCGGCAACACCAGCCTGAAGTTCACCGACAACTTCTCGCTGTCCGGGATCGCGCTCGGCACGATCGTGACCATCGTGTGCTACCACGGCGCCCGGCTCATCGCCCCGGCGTACCTGAAGACCGCAGGCTTCGGCACGGGCTCCGGTACTGCCGCCGGCCCAGCCGCCGACGCGGACGGCCCACCGGAAGCATCGGGACCCCCGGGCGGGGTACAAGGCCAGGAGTAG
- the cutA gene encoding aerobic carbon-monoxide dehydrogenase large subunit, translated as MSDKLVGQPLVRKEDPRLLRGDGRYLDDLGRGALAAAFVRSPVAHARIADIDVEDALDVEGLVAVYTYEDLPGRIAEPLPLLIPHPDLTHPRTPHCLANGEVNHVGEAVVMVVATDRYVAEDAAERIRVAYEDLPPVVGIDQARAGERLVHVDVPDNIAARSVQTNGKGDAQEAIAAAPHRLALDLHIERSASMPMEGKGVLAHWDPDDRTLRVHSSTQTSTSVRLAVAAKLELPPDRVEVITPDVGGGFGVKIVHPWPEEILVPWAAMTLGRDVKWVEDRREHFISSAHERAQEQHVEVGFDDAGRLRGLSVEIWHDNGAYVPYGIIVPIVTSTQLLGPYKVGAYRVEFTSLYTNTVIVTPYRGAGRPQGVFAMERTMDAIAEYLGMDRLAVREANLIQPEEMPYDQGLVFQDGRPLIYDSGDYPTMLRMIRELVGWDGFEAERAAAAAEGRRIGIGVAAYVEGTGMGPYEGAHVKVETTGEIVVSTGLTTQGQGHYTSLAQIAADVLGVGVGDVTVITGDTRRFKYAVGTFASRAIVTSGNAVAIAAGKVAEKAKRIAAAALGGGIDADDLELVDGKVRRREDHTASIDLRTVAVLSNPLRYAFDEAAKAATQFAAALGTGDEPGLEATGYYMPDRSTFAAGAHGVVVETDPETADIRILRYCVVHDCGVVVNPRIVEGQVHGGVAQGVGGALYERIVYDEAGQLVNASYMDFLIPFATEVPHIETAHMVTPSGVNPLGLKGAGEAGVIPTSAAVASAIQDAEGLTVRRMPISPSELYELRKTQVSQMTQTTRESRKEQVSA; from the coding sequence ATGAGTGACAAGCTCGTCGGCCAACCGCTGGTCCGCAAAGAGGATCCCCGGCTTCTGCGAGGCGACGGCCGCTACCTCGACGACCTCGGGCGCGGCGCCCTCGCGGCGGCGTTCGTCCGCAGCCCGGTCGCGCACGCGCGTATCGCAGACATCGATGTCGAGGACGCGCTCGACGTCGAAGGACTCGTCGCCGTCTACACCTACGAGGACCTGCCCGGCCGCATCGCCGAGCCGCTCCCGCTGCTGATCCCGCATCCCGATCTGACGCACCCCCGCACGCCGCACTGCCTGGCCAACGGCGAGGTGAACCACGTCGGCGAAGCCGTGGTGATGGTGGTCGCGACCGACCGCTACGTCGCCGAGGACGCCGCCGAGCGGATCCGGGTCGCCTACGAGGACCTGCCGCCGGTCGTGGGCATCGACCAGGCGCGCGCCGGGGAGCGGCTGGTACACGTCGACGTGCCCGACAACATCGCGGCGCGCAGCGTGCAGACCAACGGCAAGGGCGACGCCCAGGAGGCCATCGCCGCCGCCCCGCACCGCCTCGCCCTGGACCTGCACATCGAGCGCAGCGCCTCGATGCCGATGGAGGGCAAAGGCGTTCTGGCGCATTGGGATCCCGATGACAGAACCCTGCGAGTGCACTCCTCGACGCAGACCTCGACGAGCGTCCGCCTCGCTGTCGCCGCGAAGCTGGAACTCCCGCCGGACCGGGTCGAGGTGATCACCCCCGACGTCGGCGGCGGGTTCGGCGTGAAGATCGTGCATCCCTGGCCCGAGGAGATCCTGGTCCCGTGGGCGGCGATGACGCTCGGCCGGGACGTGAAGTGGGTCGAGGACCGGCGCGAGCACTTCATCTCCAGCGCCCACGAGCGCGCTCAGGAGCAGCACGTCGAGGTCGGCTTCGACGACGCCGGGCGGCTGCGCGGGCTCAGCGTCGAGATCTGGCACGACAACGGCGCGTATGTGCCCTACGGGATCATCGTGCCGATCGTGACGTCCACGCAGCTGCTGGGCCCGTACAAGGTCGGCGCCTACCGGGTGGAGTTCACATCGCTGTATACGAACACTGTTATCGTCACGCCCTACCGAGGCGCGGGACGGCCGCAGGGCGTGTTCGCGATGGAGCGGACGATGGACGCGATCGCCGAGTACCTGGGCATGGACCGGCTGGCGGTTCGTGAAGCGAACCTGATCCAGCCCGAGGAGATGCCCTACGACCAAGGCCTGGTCTTCCAGGACGGCCGTCCGCTGATCTACGACTCGGGCGACTACCCGACGATGCTGCGGATGATCCGCGAGCTGGTCGGCTGGGACGGCTTCGAAGCCGAGCGCGCCGCGGCCGCCGCCGAGGGGCGCCGGATCGGGATCGGGGTCGCGGCGTACGTCGAGGGCACCGGCATGGGCCCGTACGAAGGCGCGCACGTGAAGGTGGAGACAACCGGAGAAATCGTTGTCTCCACAGGGCTGACCACCCAAGGGCAGGGCCACTACACCTCGCTCGCGCAGATCGCCGCCGACGTGCTGGGTGTCGGAGTCGGCGACGTCACCGTCATCACCGGCGACACCCGGCGGTTCAAGTACGCGGTCGGGACCTTCGCCTCGCGCGCCATCGTGACCAGCGGCAACGCCGTCGCGATCGCCGCGGGCAAGGTCGCCGAGAAGGCGAAGCGGATCGCGGCGGCGGCGCTCGGCGGCGGGATCGACGCCGACGACCTGGAACTGGTCGACGGGAAGGTCCGACGGCGCGAGGACCACACCGCCTCGATCGATCTGCGCACCGTCGCGGTGCTGTCGAATCCGCTCCGGTACGCCTTCGACGAGGCGGCGAAGGCGGCCACGCAGTTCGCGGCGGCCCTCGGGACCGGCGACGAACCGGGACTGGAGGCGACCGGCTACTACATGCCGGACCGCTCGACGTTCGCCGCCGGGGCACACGGCGTCGTGGTCGAGACCGACCCCGAGACCGCTGATATCCGCATCCTGCGGTACTGCGTCGTGCACGACTGCGGCGTGGTGGTGAACCCGCGCATCGTCGAGGGACAGGTGCACGGCGGCGTCGCGCAGGGCGTCGGGGGAGCGCTGTACGAGCGGATCGTCTACGACGAGGCGGGGCAGCTGGTGAACGCCTCCTACATGGACTTCCTGATCCCGTTCGCCACCGAGGTGCCGCACATCGAAACGGCGCACATGGTCACGCCGTCAGGGGTGAACCCCTTGGGCTTGAAGGGCGCGGGCGAAGCCGGGGTCATCCCGACCTCCGCCGCGGTCGCCTCGGCGATCCAGGACGCCGAAGGGCTGACAGTCCGGCGGATGCCGATCTCGCCGAGCGAGCTGTACGAGTTGCGCAAGACGCAGGTGTCGCAGATGACGCAGACGACGCGGGAGTCGCGGAAGGAACAGGTGAGCGCGTGA
- a CDS encoding carbon-nitrogen hydrolase family protein, whose protein sequence is MRPLTAAALQLAPHPGPLTANSVGENLNRAVELIERCVGETGADLLVLPEAVTTGFTPGIPVEELWDLMSPVPGPTTEPVQQAAQRLGVHVVHCTYERGEERGVVYNSAMLIGPTGEVLGVYRKTHLFPGETQWVTPGDSVSVVDTELGRIGLTVCFDGDFPELFRIQAVRGAEIICRPSALLRSADIWELTTRARAYDNHVYVIGANATGTDPAGVHYFGNSLIVTPIAEVVARAASHEGWAAARLDPADAMRTLTPGSDRAQTFDHLAERNLGLLDTYQKDLIGPAQTPFRLGGGA, encoded by the coding sequence ATGCGCCCCTTGACCGCAGCCGCCCTCCAACTCGCCCCTCACCCCGGCCCGCTCACCGCCAACAGCGTCGGGGAGAACCTCAACCGCGCCGTCGAGCTGATCGAGCGCTGCGTCGGGGAGACCGGCGCCGACCTGCTCGTGCTGCCCGAAGCCGTCACCACCGGCTTCACGCCCGGCATCCCCGTGGAGGAACTCTGGGACCTGATGAGCCCGGTCCCCGGCCCGACCACCGAGCCGGTGCAGCAAGCGGCGCAGCGCCTCGGCGTCCATGTCGTGCACTGCACCTACGAGCGCGGCGAGGAGCGCGGCGTGGTCTACAACTCCGCGATGCTCATCGGACCGACCGGCGAGGTGCTCGGGGTCTACCGCAAGACGCACCTGTTCCCCGGCGAGACGCAGTGGGTCACGCCCGGCGATTCGGTCAGCGTCGTCGACACCGAACTCGGGCGCATCGGGCTCACCGTCTGCTTCGACGGCGACTTCCCCGAACTGTTCCGCATCCAGGCGGTGCGCGGCGCGGAGATCATCTGCCGGCCCTCGGCGCTGTTGCGGTCCGCCGACATCTGGGAGCTGACCACGCGGGCCCGCGCCTACGACAACCACGTCTACGTCATCGGCGCCAACGCCACCGGCACCGATCCGGCCGGCGTGCACTACTTCGGCAACTCGCTGATCGTCACGCCGATCGCCGAGGTGGTGGCGCGCGCCGCCTCGCACGAGGGCTGGGCCGCCGCACGGTTGGACCCGGCCGACGCCATGCGGACCCTGACTCCCGGCTCGGACCGCGCGCAGACCTTCGACCACCTCGCCGAGCGCAATCTGGGTCTGCTCGACACCTACCAGAAGGACCTGATCGGCCCGGCGCAGACCCCGTTCCGGCTCGGGGGTGGTGCATGA
- a CDS encoding hydantoinase/oxoprolinase family protein, with amino-acid sequence MIRIGIDTGGTFTDVVAIDEDNGRAVAGKVPSTPADPSRGFLAAVRRALTLLDAVPHDIAVVSHGTTVATNQLLQGKVESLGFITTAGFEHLLEIARQSVPDGYGNSYFWVKPPRIVPADLVRGVGGRLDADGEEVRAFNTADAKEAARFLKAAGVRSIGVSFLHSYANAEHEQAMRDILEAEFPEAAVSISSDVLPEYREYERSMTTLVDAAVKPTVAGYVGRIRERLDALTGNARSVPFYVMKSNGGVLSAEEVVRQPVTTVLSGPAAGALGAALISAHAGFDRILTLDGGGTSTDVAVVLHGEPAVTTEGGVGGYPSKIPMIDVVTVGAGGGSVAWLAPEGTLKVGPRSAGADPGPVCYGRGGTEVTVTDAHLVLGRIPDGLLGGEVPLDRDAARAGLAVLGGKLGLSQEAVAAGILEISAWNQANALRQVTIKRGLDVRDFQLTAFGGSGALLACRLVDILGVRGVLVPPDPGNVSAFGLLTVDVRNDYVQTYVRRHDRVDVGRVRALFAELQASAAKALHAEGFAEPEQVFKRSADLRYFGQAYEVRVPVPEEDFGPQAAEAVVEAFHAAHEGMYGYSFRGDERQSAEWVNLRVTGIGPIRRPEIAEVAVRSGGEPEPSGVRPVWFDETPVEAAIHHRRALMHGDRVRGPAIIEEYGSTVPVHPGFVCAVDRWGNLLLTQEERPC; translated from the coding sequence ATGATCCGGATCGGCATCGACACCGGCGGGACGTTCACCGACGTCGTGGCGATCGACGAGGACAACGGCCGCGCGGTCGCCGGCAAGGTGCCCTCGACGCCCGCCGATCCCTCGCGGGGGTTCCTCGCCGCCGTCCGCAGGGCCCTGACTCTCCTGGACGCCGTCCCGCACGACATCGCCGTCGTCAGCCACGGCACCACCGTCGCCACCAACCAGCTCCTGCAGGGCAAGGTCGAAAGCCTCGGCTTCATCACCACGGCAGGGTTCGAACACCTGCTGGAGATCGCCCGCCAGTCCGTCCCCGACGGCTACGGCAACAGCTACTTCTGGGTCAAGCCGCCGCGCATCGTCCCAGCCGACCTGGTCCGCGGTGTCGGCGGGCGGCTGGACGCCGACGGCGAGGAGGTCCGCGCCTTCAACACCGCCGATGCCAAGGAGGCGGCACGCTTTCTGAAGGCGGCGGGAGTCCGCTCGATAGGCGTCTCCTTCCTGCACTCCTACGCCAACGCAGAACACGAACAAGCGATGCGCGACATTCTCGAGGCGGAGTTCCCCGAGGCCGCCGTGTCGATCTCCTCTGACGTCCTGCCCGAGTACCGCGAGTACGAGCGGTCGATGACCACGCTCGTCGACGCCGCTGTGAAACCGACCGTCGCCGGCTACGTCGGCCGCATCCGGGAACGCCTGGATGCCTTGACCGGCAACGCTCGCAGCGTGCCTTTCTACGTCATGAAGTCCAACGGCGGCGTGCTGTCGGCGGAGGAAGTCGTCCGCCAACCGGTCACCACCGTCCTGTCCGGTCCGGCCGCCGGAGCCCTCGGCGCCGCGCTCATCTCCGCGCACGCCGGCTTCGACCGCATCCTGACCCTCGACGGCGGCGGCACCTCGACCGACGTCGCGGTCGTCCTGCACGGCGAACCGGCCGTCACCACCGAGGGCGGCGTCGGCGGCTATCCCTCGAAGATCCCGATGATCGACGTCGTGACCGTCGGCGCCGGCGGCGGCTCGGTCGCCTGGCTGGCGCCGGAGGGCACGCTCAAAGTCGGACCGCGCTCCGCCGGCGCCGACCCCGGCCCGGTCTGCTACGGACGCGGCGGCACCGAGGTCACCGTCACCGACGCGCACCTGGTTCTGGGACGCATCCCCGACGGCCTGCTCGGCGGCGAGGTGCCGCTGGACCGGGACGCCGCGCGCGCCGGGCTCGCCGTACTCGGCGGCAAGCTCGGTCTGAGCCAGGAGGCGGTCGCCGCCGGAATCCTGGAGATCTCGGCGTGGAACCAAGCCAATGCCCTGCGACAGGTGACGATCAAGCGCGGGCTGGACGTGCGCGACTTCCAACTGACCGCGTTCGGCGGCTCCGGCGCGTTGTTGGCTTGTCGTCTTGTCGACATCCTCGGCGTGCGCGGGGTGCTGGTCCCGCCCGATCCCGGCAACGTCTCGGCGTTCGGCCTGCTCACCGTGGACGTGCGCAACGACTACGTCCAGACCTACGTCCGCCGCCACGACCGCGTCGACGTCGGGCGAGTCAGGGCCCTGTTCGCCGAGCTGCAAGCCTCCGCGGCGAAAGCCCTGCACGCCGAAGGGTTCGCCGAGCCGGAGCAAGTCTTCAAGCGCAGCGCCGACCTCCGCTACTTCGGGCAGGCCTACGAGGTGCGCGTCCCCGTGCCCGAGGAAGACTTCGGTCCGCAAGCCGCCGAAGCCGTCGTCGAAGCCTTCCACGCGGCTCACGAGGGCATGTATGGGTACTCATTCCGCGGCGACGAGCGCCAGTCCGCGGAATGGGTCAACCTGCGCGTCACCGGCATCGGCCCGATCCGCCGCCCGGAGATCGCCGAAGTCGCCGTGCGAAGCGGCGGGGAACCCGAACCGTCTGGCGTCCGCCCGGTCTGGTTCGACGAGACCCCCGTCGAAGCCGCGATCCATCATCGCAGAGCCCTCATGCACGGCGACCGCGTCCGCGGCCCGGCGATCATCGAGGAATATGGCTCGACCGTCCCGGTGCACCCCGGCTTCGTCTGCGCCGTGGACCGCTGGGGGAATCTGCTGCTGACGCAGGAGGAACGCCCGTGCTGA
- a CDS encoding PucR family transcriptional regulator: MTATPIGLTVTQTLALPALAGARIVAGHAGHDRVVERVNVMEVPDILPWVKPKELLLTTGYPLRHSPSPLTDLIGDLDRAGLSAIAIKPHRYLGDLPPELLAAADALGFPVIELPEGVAFDDILTDVLSDILDRQSAVLARVDHVHRSLAQIALEGGGLAELTAELAHILGGPVLVTTPDGRVLAECGAETVCHLPCFDAAPEDADHRLRTEAEQPGLTTHHGAQHALVPIVAGRVDHGRLVAFAGRRAFDAADVAALERAATVAALAVLKQLAVAAVEDKYRADFLRDLLTGRLDDPQSAAAHAATLGWDIGPGHAPGHSNGGITRTAIGAGNGSPTGANTRADATVTATSAATRPTPKPPTPDSRHLVVLVAELDPGQSVLPASQHALRPARERFAAAWQTVVAARDRTNPVAGFNQEVVVVLKTGDDPDPQVRSLIAEVSGTGGGGRRTFSTGVSRRVATVADLPAAYEEARRAVRMGRRLNGPGSVAHFDALGVYRLLSLVPDPDELRDFARQTLKGLAADGDPDAEDLRMTLEVLLDTNLNVAEAARRLHFHYNTLRYRIGKIERLVGPFMERPDLRLDLSVALRILHMRGL, translated from the coding sequence ATGACCGCCACCCCCATCGGCCTCACCGTCACCCAGACCCTGGCCCTCCCCGCCCTGGCCGGCGCGCGCATCGTCGCCGGGCACGCCGGGCACGACCGCGTCGTGGAGCGCGTCAACGTGATGGAGGTCCCGGACATCCTCCCGTGGGTCAAGCCCAAGGAGCTCCTGCTCACCACCGGCTACCCGCTGCGCCACTCGCCCTCGCCGCTCACCGACCTGATCGGCGACCTGGACCGCGCCGGGCTGTCCGCCATCGCCATCAAGCCGCACCGCTACCTCGGCGACCTGCCGCCCGAGCTCCTCGCCGCCGCCGACGCGCTGGGCTTCCCGGTGATCGAGCTGCCCGAGGGTGTGGCCTTCGACGACATCCTCACCGACGTCCTGTCCGACATCCTCGACCGCCAGTCCGCGGTCCTGGCGCGCGTTGACCACGTCCACCGCTCGCTGGCGCAGATCGCGCTGGAGGGCGGCGGCCTGGCCGAGCTCACCGCCGAGCTGGCGCACATCCTCGGCGGCCCGGTGCTGGTCACGACGCCGGATGGCCGCGTCCTGGCCGAGTGCGGCGCCGAGACCGTCTGCCACCTGCCCTGTTTCGACGCCGCCCCCGAAGACGCCGACCACCGCCTGCGCACCGAGGCCGAGCAGCCCGGCCTGACCACCCACCACGGCGCGCAGCACGCGCTGGTCCCGATCGTCGCCGGCCGCGTCGACCACGGCCGCCTGGTCGCCTTCGCCGGCCGCCGCGCCTTCGACGCCGCCGACGTCGCCGCCCTCGAACGCGCCGCCACGGTCGCCGCCCTCGCGGTGCTCAAGCAGCTCGCGGTCGCCGCGGTCGAGGACAAGTACCGCGCCGACTTCCTCAGGGACCTGCTGACCGGTCGCCTGGACGACCCGCAGTCAGCCGCCGCCCACGCCGCCACCCTCGGCTGGGACATCGGACCGGGACACGCCCCAGGACACAGCAACGGCGGAATCACGAGAACCGCTATAGGCGCGGGCAACGGTTCGCCCACCGGCGCCAACACCCGCGCCGACGCGACCGTCACCGCCACGTCCGCCGCCACCCGCCCCACCCCCAAACCCCCCACCCCCGACTCCCGCCACCTCGTGGTCCTCGTCGCCGAACTCGACCCCGGCCAGTCCGTCCTCCCCGCCTCCCAGCACGCCCTGCGCCCCGCCCGCGAACGCTTCGCCGCCGCCTGGCAGACCGTCGTCGCCGCCCGCGACCGCACCAACCCCGTGGCGGGCTTCAACCAGGAAGTCGTCGTCGTCCTCAAGACCGGCGACGACCCCGACCCCCAGGTCAGAAGCCTGATCGCGGAAGTCTCCGGCACCGGTGGAGGCGGACGCCGCACCTTCTCCACGGGCGTCTCCCGCCGCGTCGCCACCGTCGCCGACCTCCCCGCCGCCTACGAGGAGGCCCGCCGCGCGGTCCGCATGGGACGCCGCCTGAACGGTCCCGGCTCCGTCGCCCACTTCGACGCCCTCGGCGTCTACCGCCTGCTCTCCCTGGTCCCCGACCCCGACGAGCTGCGCGACTTCGCCCGCCAGACGCTCAAGGGCCTCGCCGCCGACGGCGATCCCGACGCCGAGGACCTGCGCATGACCCTGGAAGTCCTGCTCGACACCAACCTGAACGTCGCCGAAGCCGCCCGCCGCCTGCATTTCCACTACAACACCCTGCGATACCGCATAGGCAAGATCGAACGCCTCGTCGGCCCGTTCATGGAGCGTCCGGACCTCCGGCTGGACCTCTCGGTAGCTCTCCGTATCTTGCACATGAGGGGACTGTGA
- a CDS encoding SRPBCC family protein, translating into MKVSGSAVLNADVGRVYEALTDPRTLAAAIPGCERLEMVAPDIYDMVVTVGVGSIKGTYKGRVELADQSAPRSFTLRASGAGAPGTVSAECRMLLVDEAAARTRVEYDADAVIGGVVGGVGQRMLGGVARKLAGQFFTGMNGVLTRDGVPAPAQDQAELVPATVLHPATGPVAAFPIAAPSGQPGTSPAVVALAAGLAGAAAALSGVVLGYVMGRLSGRRGSR; encoded by the coding sequence GTGAAGGTCTCCGGGAGCGCGGTTCTCAACGCCGACGTGGGGCGGGTTTACGAAGCGCTGACGGATCCACGAACACTGGCGGCGGCGATCCCCGGCTGCGAACGCCTGGAGATGGTCGCCCCCGACATCTACGACATGGTGGTCACGGTCGGCGTCGGCTCGATCAAGGGCACATACAAGGGACGCGTGGAACTCGCCGACCAGTCGGCGCCCCGCTCCTTCACCCTGCGCGCCTCCGGCGCCGGCGCCCCGGGCACCGTCTCGGCGGAGTGCCGGATGCTGCTGGTCGACGAAGCCGCCGCCCGCACCCGCGTGGAATACGACGCCGACGCGGTGATCGGCGGCGTGGTCGGCGGAGTCGGCCAGCGCATGCTCGGCGGCGTGGCGCGCAAGCTCGCGGGCCAGTTCTTCACCGGCATGAACGGTGTGCTGACGCGCGACGGCGTCCCCGCGCCGGCCCAGGACCAGGCGGAACTGGTCCCGGCGACCGTGCTGCACCCCGCGACCGGACCGGTCGCCGCCTTCCCGATCGCCGCGCCGTCCGGGCAGCCGGGCACATCCCCGGCGGTGGTGGCGCTGGCGGCAGGACTCGCCGGTGCGGCGGCGGCGCTGAGCGGTGTGGTGCTCGGCTACGTGATGGGCCGCCTGAGCGGTCGGCGGGGGTCGCGGTGA
- a CDS encoding (2Fe-2S)-binding protein produces MSEQLHQVTVTVNGVTRRGQTPARRLLADFLRMDLGLTGTHLGCEHGVCGACTVLLDGAPVRSCLIFAVSTDGHSVTTVEGCCDPDGELGPVQQAFQECHGLQCGFCTPGFITTIAAYLEENPKPTEEEAREAIGGNLCRCTGYQNIVAAVLRAAEILNETQLEREREAPHE; encoded by the coding sequence GTGAGCGAGCAGCTGCATCAGGTCACTGTCACAGTCAACGGCGTCACCCGCCGCGGACAGACCCCGGCACGGCGCCTGCTGGCCGACTTCCTGCGCATGGACCTCGGGCTCACCGGCACGCACCTCGGCTGCGAACACGGCGTCTGCGGCGCGTGCACCGTGCTGCTCGACGGCGCCCCGGTCCGCTCCTGCCTCATCTTCGCGGTCTCCACCGACGGCCACTCGGTGACGACCGTCGAAGGATGCTGCGACCCCGACGGCGAACTGGGACCGGTCCAGCAAGCCTTCCAGGAGTGCCACGGGCTGCAATGCGGCTTCTGCACCCCCGGGTTCATCACGACGATCGCCGCCTACCTGGAGGAGAACCCCAAGCCCACCGAGGAGGAGGCGCGCGAGGCGATCGGCGGCAACCTGTGCCGCTGCACCGGCTACCAGAACATCGTCGCCGCAGTACTCCGCGCTGCGGAGATTTTGAATGAAACACAGCTCGAGCGGGAGCGGGAGGCGCCGCATGAGTGA